A window from Rhinoraja longicauda isolate Sanriku21f chromosome 26, sRhiLon1.1, whole genome shotgun sequence encodes these proteins:
- the ift20 gene encoding intraflagellar transport protein 20 homolog isoform X2, translated as MEALGEAGLHFDELNKLRVLDPEVAQSTVELKEECKDFVEKMGQFQKIVGGLIEIVDQLAKEAENEKMKISDRI; from the exons ATGGAGGCGCTGGGGGAGGCCGGCCTGCACTTCGACGAGCTCAACAAACTGAGGGTGCTGGACCCGGAGGTGGCACAGAGTACGGTGGAGCTGAAGGAGGAGTGCAAGGACTTTGTGGAGA AAATGGGCCAGTTCCAGAAGATTGTCGGTGGGTTAATTGAGATTGTTGATCAACTAGCTAAAGAAGCTGAGAATGAAAAGATGAAG